The Pseudomonas berkeleyensis genome includes a region encoding these proteins:
- a CDS encoding methionine ABC transporter permease → MSLLLDRLWQGLLDTMLMVGVSSLLALLAGIPLAVFLVTSSKGGIFEAPRLNQVLGAIVNLFRSIPFLILMVALIPFTRLIVGTTYGVWAAVVPLTIAATPFFARIAEVSLREVDHGLIEAAQAMGCRRWHIVWHVLLPEALPGIVGGFTITLVTMINSSAMAGAIGAGGLGDLAYRYGYQRFDSQVMLTVIVALVVLVSLIQFSGDRLAKRLNHRT, encoded by the coding sequence ATGTCGCTGCTGCTTGATCGCCTCTGGCAAGGTTTGCTCGACACCATGCTGATGGTCGGCGTGTCATCGTTGCTGGCACTGCTGGCCGGTATCCCGCTGGCGGTGTTTCTGGTCACCAGCAGCAAGGGCGGCATCTTCGAGGCGCCACGGCTGAACCAGGTGCTGGGCGCCATCGTCAACCTGTTCCGCTCGATCCCTTTTCTGATCCTGATGGTGGCGCTGATTCCCTTCACCCGCCTGATCGTCGGCACCACCTACGGTGTCTGGGCGGCGGTGGTGCCGCTGACCATCGCCGCCACGCCGTTCTTCGCACGCATTGCCGAGGTCAGCCTGCGCGAGGTCGACCACGGCCTGATCGAAGCCGCCCAGGCCATGGGCTGCCGGCGCTGGCACATCGTCTGGCACGTGCTGCTGCCCGAGGCCCTGCCGGGCATCGTCGGCGGTTTCACCATCACCCTGGTGACCATGATCAATTCCTCGGCCATGGCCGGCGCCATCGGTGCGGGCGGTCTCGGCGACCTGGCCTACCGCTACGGTTACCAGCGTTTCGACAGCCAGGTGATGCTCACCGTGATCGTCGCCCTGGTGGTGCTGGTCAGCCTGATCCAGTTCAGCGGCGACCGCCTGGCCAAGCGCCTCAACCACCGCACCTGA
- a CDS encoding transporter substrate-binding domain-containing protein — MKKRSLLTLSIALITTCSSALAGPILDRVQQRGEVVGVLMENYPPFSFLNEQNQLDGFDVDIAKAVAERLGVKLRLETPSWDVIAAGRWGGRYDVCICSMTPSQARAEVFNFPLNYYASPAVIVVNAKDERIHSGKDLNGKKVGVITASTYESYLRKDLVIEGAEDQKIDYPFDQVQIAPYDNETVAFQDLALGAGVRLDAMVTNLVTAKERIAADPRFKVTGEVLYAEPNAVATEKGDAEWDAKLVEIFAALKQDGTLAKISQKWIGADISQ, encoded by the coding sequence ATGAAAAAACGTAGTCTGCTCACTCTGAGCATTGCCTTGATCACCACCTGCTCCAGCGCCCTCGCCGGCCCCATTCTCGACCGTGTGCAGCAGCGCGGCGAAGTGGTGGGCGTACTGATGGAAAACTACCCGCCCTTCTCCTTTCTCAACGAGCAGAACCAGCTCGATGGTTTCGACGTGGACATCGCCAAGGCCGTAGCCGAGCGCCTGGGCGTGAAGCTGCGTCTGGAAACGCCGTCCTGGGACGTGATCGCTGCCGGCCGTTGGGGCGGTCGCTATGACGTGTGCATCTGCTCCATGACGCCGAGCCAGGCACGCGCCGAGGTCTTCAATTTTCCGCTCAACTACTACGCCTCGCCCGCTGTCATCGTGGTCAACGCCAAGGATGAGCGCATCCACAGCGGCAAGGATCTGAACGGCAAGAAGGTCGGCGTGATCACTGCATCCACCTACGAGAGCTACCTGCGCAAGGATCTGGTGATCGAAGGTGCCGAAGACCAGAAGATCGACTACCCCTTCGACCAGGTGCAGATCGCGCCCTACGACAACGAGACCGTTGCCTTCCAGGATCTCGCCCTCGGTGCTGGCGTGCGCCTGGACGCCATGGTCACCAACCTGGTGACCGCCAAGGAGCGCATCGCTGCCGATCCCCGCTTCAAGGTGACCGGCGAGGTGTTGTATGCCGAACCCAATGCCGTGGCCACCGAGAAAGGTGATGCGGAATGGGACGCCAAGTTGGTCGAGATATTCGCAGCACTCAAACAGGACGGCACCCTGGCGAAGATCTCGCAAAAATGGATCGGTGCCGATATCAGCCAATGA
- a CDS encoding GGDEF domain-containing protein, giving the protein MTTTVILGMLCVHLLCFCVMFLLISTRLNDKKMGMEVFALGNLLLGLAYILQLLNDAMEWGIISVASHTLTLCAPVAYVLGAMRFFDRPTTVLQPLLVLATSYTVLQILVQSLFGNEARHALLAAICALLFLSMTVVALHGSRSYARDLSVEMMVFAVLIVGICILNAAKFALILDDGLAAIDMSSGFQKIFYIYMSFLATVLPPCAVWLVLRRLTDELRSLAAHDPLTRLLNRRGLMDALEAHFRSRTAGPAYLLIVDIDHFKSINDTHGHNVGDLVLMRVADVLKATARQGDLICRLGGEEFVIIALDTDRAGVLQLAERTRAAIEHCEVSGIGVKQPIRCTATIGVADEFTSAQVFDECLQQADVALYRGKAQGRNRVEWGCVQG; this is encoded by the coding sequence ATGACCACCACCGTTATTCTCGGCATGCTCTGCGTGCATCTATTGTGTTTTTGCGTGATGTTCCTGCTGATCAGCACCCGGCTGAACGACAAGAAAATGGGCATGGAAGTCTTCGCCCTGGGCAACCTGCTGCTCGGGCTCGCTTATATCCTGCAACTGCTCAACGACGCGATGGAGTGGGGGATCATAAGTGTCGCCAGCCATACACTGACACTCTGTGCTCCCGTTGCTTATGTTCTCGGAGCCATGCGTTTTTTTGACCGACCAACCACCGTTTTGCAGCCACTGCTCGTACTTGCCACGAGCTACACGGTGCTGCAGATATTGGTGCAGTCGTTGTTTGGAAACGAGGCCCGTCATGCGTTACTGGCAGCCATTTGTGCGCTTCTTTTTCTGAGCATGACCGTGGTGGCGCTGCATGGCAGCCGCAGCTACGCCAGGGATCTGAGCGTGGAAATGATGGTGTTCGCCGTGCTGATCGTTGGCATCTGCATACTCAACGCCGCGAAATTCGCCCTGATCCTCGATGACGGCCTGGCTGCCATCGACATGAGCAGCGGCTTCCAGAAGATCTTCTACATCTACATGTCGTTCCTGGCGACCGTGCTGCCGCCTTGCGCGGTATGGTTGGTGCTGCGCCGCCTTACTGATGAACTGCGCAGCCTGGCGGCCCATGACCCGCTGACCCGCCTGCTGAACCGGCGCGGGTTGATGGATGCCCTGGAGGCGCACTTCCGCTCGCGCACGGCCGGGCCGGCCTACCTGCTGATCGTGGATATCGACCACTTCAAGAGCATCAACGACACCCATGGCCATAACGTCGGCGACCTCGTCCTGATGCGTGTTGCCGACGTCCTCAAGGCCACCGCCCGACAGGGCGATCTGATCTGCCGGTTGGGCGGTGAAGAGTTCGTGATCATCGCCCTGGATACGGACAGGGCCGGTGTGCTGCAACTGGCGGAGCGTACGCGGGCGGCGATTGAACACTGCGAAGTGTCCGGCATTGGCGTGAAGCAGCCGATTCGCTGCACGGCGACCATTGGCGTTGCGGATGAATTCACCAGCGCGCAGGTGTTCGATGAGTGCCTGCAGCAGGCGGATGTCGCGTTGTACCGGGGCAAGGCGCAGGGGCGCAATCGGGTTGAGTGGGGTTGCGTGCAGGGTTAG
- a CDS encoding amino acid ABC transporter permease: MTAFPQPPRPPRLAAGILSALPRFFGFRVRLYLTWAVLLALCVAFFLTFDLKFSVIVDKWPNLVGIKLGPNGFLQGAALTLFLSVCSIVVSVLLGFLAALARLSSSAVAFGIATFYASFFRGTPLLIQILLIYLGLPQIGLVPGAITAGILALSLNYGAYLSEIFRAGILGVARGQREAALALGMRRSVIFWRIVLPQAMRTILPPTTNQFISMLKDSSLVSVMGVWEIMFLAQSYGRSSYRYIELLTTAAVIYWLLSIGLELIQARLERHYGKGFQERR, encoded by the coding sequence ATGACCGCCTTCCCTCAACCACCCCGCCCGCCGCGCCTCGCGGCGGGCATCCTGTCCGCTCTGCCACGTTTCTTCGGTTTTCGCGTACGCCTGTACCTGACCTGGGCCGTGTTGCTGGCCCTGTGCGTCGCGTTCTTCCTGACCTTCGATCTGAAGTTCTCGGTGATCGTCGACAAGTGGCCAAACCTGGTGGGCATCAAGCTGGGGCCCAACGGTTTCCTCCAGGGCGCCGCATTGACCCTGTTTCTCAGCGTCTGCTCGATCGTCGTGTCAGTACTGCTGGGCTTTCTCGCCGCGCTGGCACGCCTGTCATCCAGCGCCGTGGCTTTCGGTATCGCGACCTTCTATGCCTCGTTCTTCCGTGGCACACCGCTGTTGATCCAGATCCTGCTGATCTACCTCGGTCTGCCGCAAATAGGCCTGGTACCCGGGGCGATCACGGCAGGCATCCTGGCCCTGTCACTGAACTACGGCGCCTACCTGAGCGAGATCTTCCGCGCCGGCATCCTCGGTGTCGCCCGCGGCCAACGCGAGGCCGCGTTGGCACTGGGCATGCGGCGCAGCGTGATCTTCTGGCGCATCGTACTACCCCAGGCCATGCGCACCATCCTGCCGCCCACTACCAACCAGTTCATCTCCATGCTCAAGGACTCCTCGCTGGTCTCGGTGATGGGGGTCTGGGAAATCATGTTCCTGGCCCAGTCCTACGGGCGTTCGTCGTACCGCTACATCGAGCTGCTGACCACCGCCGCCGTCATCTACTGGCTGCTGTCGATTGGCCTGGAACTGATCCAGGCCCGGCTGGAGCGGCACTACGGCAAGGGCTTCCAGGAGCGGCGCTAG
- a CDS encoding LLM class flavin-dependent oxidoreductase: MSDPTPLLFGLYEQASVGCGGAPSLWTHPADERLGINTLKFWSNQARIAEQANLDLFFFADVLGLYDVHGGNHDAALKWAVEAPANDPLLHIPALATLTEHLAFGATVSTTYEHPFSHARRFSTLDHLSGGRIGWNIVTSYLTSAARNFGLDRMIRHDDRYERAEEFMDVVYKLWEGSWADDAVVADKARQLYARGERVRPINHEGAHYRVAGPHLTAPSPQRSPLLIQAGWSGRGRQFAAKHAELIFTAKSDPLEIRAGLDDIARQAVANGRAADDVKSLTVLRIVTAPTAIEAQRKYDQLQSNYHLQAQLVSYAGDTGIDIDRYADNEPLTTHTEGMTSYVMRPDGSGKPLTAGDVRQRFARVTRGSDLILVGTPAQVAEKIEEHARVSGTTGYMLNPLISPGTLSDFAELVVPELQKRGLYRTAAQSGTLRSRLRGDRADHLPGNAYGARFRFTQN, translated from the coding sequence ATGTCCGATCCAACTCCCCTGCTCTTCGGCCTCTACGAACAAGCCAGCGTCGGCTGTGGCGGCGCGCCCAGCCTGTGGACGCATCCGGCCGACGAACGCCTGGGCATCAACACCCTGAAATTCTGGTCGAACCAGGCACGCATCGCCGAACAGGCCAACCTCGACCTGTTCTTCTTCGCCGATGTGCTGGGCCTCTATGACGTGCATGGCGGTAATCACGACGCCGCGCTGAAATGGGCCGTGGAGGCGCCCGCCAATGACCCACTGCTGCACATCCCGGCCTTGGCCACGCTGACCGAACACCTCGCCTTCGGTGCGACGGTCAGCACCACCTACGAACACCCGTTCAGCCACGCACGGCGCTTCAGCACACTGGATCACCTGAGCGGCGGGCGCATCGGCTGGAACATCGTCACCTCCTACCTGACCAGCGCCGCGCGCAACTTCGGGCTGGATCGGATGATCCGCCACGATGACCGTTACGAGCGCGCCGAAGAGTTCATGGACGTGGTCTACAAGCTCTGGGAAGGCAGTTGGGCCGATGATGCCGTGGTCGCTGACAAGGCCAGGCAGCTTTACGCCCGTGGCGAGCGGGTACGCCCGATCAACCACGAAGGTGCTCACTACCGGGTCGCCGGGCCGCACCTGACGGCGCCCTCGCCACAACGCAGCCCACTGCTGATCCAGGCTGGCTGGTCGGGCCGCGGCCGGCAGTTCGCCGCCAAGCATGCCGAGCTGATCTTCACCGCCAAGTCAGACCCGCTGGAGATCCGCGCCGGCCTCGATGACATCGCCCGCCAGGCGGTGGCCAACGGCCGCGCCGCCGATGACGTGAAGTCGCTTACCGTATTGCGGATCGTCACCGCGCCCACGGCCATCGAGGCGCAGCGCAAATACGATCAGTTGCAGAGCAACTATCACCTGCAGGCGCAACTGGTCAGCTACGCCGGCGACACCGGCATCGATATCGACCGCTACGCCGACAACGAGCCGCTGACCACCCATACCGAAGGCATGACCTCCTACGTGATGCGTCCCGATGGTAGCGGCAAGCCGCTGACCGCTGGCGATGTGCGTCAGCGCTTCGCCAGGGTCACCCGCGGCAGCGACCTGATTCTGGTCGGCACACCGGCCCAGGTTGCCGAGAAGATCGAGGAACACGCGCGGGTTTCCGGCACCACCGGCTACATGCTCAACCCGCTGATCAGCCCCGGCACGCTGAGCGACTTCGCCGAACTGGTGGTACCCGAGTTGCAGAAACGTGGGCTCTACCGAACCGCAGCGCAAAGCGGCACCTTGCGCTCACGGCTGCGGGGTGACAGAGCCGATCATCTGCCAGGCAATGCTTACGGTGCTCGCTTCAGGTTCACTCAGAACTGA
- a CDS encoding tripartite tricarboxylate transporter permease, protein MDLLANLAIGIDAALTWQNLLYCLIGVTLGTLVGVLPGLGPVATIAMLLPITYGLPPAAALIMLAGIYYGAQYGGSTTAILVNLPGESSSVVTCLDGHAMARQGRAGAALGIAAIGSFVAGSLAILLVAAASAPLSAFALRFGPAEYFSLMLLGLVAAVVLAQGDLIKALAMTLLGLLLGLVGVDVNSGAERFTFGLPQLADGIDFVVISMGIFGIGEIIANLERDESRTPLLKRIGRILPNRDDYRRAWKPVLRGAGLGSVLGILPGGGAMLSAFASYMVEKRLAKEPERFGKGAIEGVAGPESANNAGAQTSFIPLLVMGLPSNAVMALMVGAMMIHGIVPGPQVITERPELFWGLIVSMWVGNVLLLVLNLPLVGIWVKLLSVPYRLLYPAILLFCCIGVYSVNNSLFDVLLTVAFGLLGYLLIKLRCEPAPLLLGFILGPMMEENLRRAMLLSRGDPSVFFTRPLSLTLLLLAVGLILIMCLPRLRATRQVAFSEEN, encoded by the coding sequence TGGATCTCTTGGCCAACCTCGCCATCGGCATCGACGCCGCGCTGACCTGGCAGAACCTGCTGTACTGCCTGATCGGCGTCACCCTCGGCACCCTGGTCGGCGTACTACCGGGGCTGGGGCCGGTGGCGACCATCGCCATGCTGCTTCCGATCACCTACGGGCTGCCGCCAGCAGCGGCGTTGATCATGCTCGCGGGCATCTACTACGGCGCCCAGTACGGCGGTTCGACCACGGCGATCCTGGTCAACCTACCCGGCGAATCGTCTTCGGTGGTCACCTGTCTGGATGGCCACGCCATGGCACGCCAGGGCAGGGCGGGCGCAGCGCTGGGGATTGCCGCCATCGGCTCCTTCGTCGCTGGCAGCCTGGCCATCCTGCTGGTGGCGGCGGCGTCTGCGCCACTGTCGGCATTCGCCCTGCGTTTCGGCCCGGCGGAATACTTCTCGCTGATGTTGCTCGGCCTGGTGGCTGCGGTGGTGCTGGCCCAGGGCGATTTGATCAAGGCGCTGGCCATGACCCTGCTCGGTCTATTGCTGGGGCTGGTCGGGGTGGATGTGAACTCCGGCGCGGAGCGCTTCACCTTCGGCCTGCCGCAACTGGCTGACGGTATCGACTTCGTGGTCATCTCCATGGGCATTTTCGGCATCGGCGAGATCATCGCCAATCTGGAGCGCGACGAGTCGCGCACGCCATTGCTCAAGCGTATCGGACGTATCCTGCCCAACCGCGACGACTACCGCCGCGCCTGGAAACCGGTGCTGCGTGGCGCCGGCCTCGGCTCGGTGCTCGGCATCCTGCCAGGTGGCGGGGCGATGCTCAGCGCGTTTGCCTCCTACATGGTGGAAAAACGCCTGGCCAAGGAGCCCGAGCGCTTCGGCAAGGGCGCCATCGAGGGCGTCGCCGGCCCCGAGTCGGCCAACAACGCCGGCGCGCAGACCTCGTTCATTCCGCTGCTGGTGATGGGCCTGCCGTCCAATGCGGTGATGGCGCTGATGGTCGGCGCCATGATGATCCACGGCATCGTGCCCGGTCCGCAGGTGATCACCGAGCGCCCCGAGTTGTTCTGGGGGCTGATCGTCAGCATGTGGGTGGGCAACGTCCTGCTGCTGGTGCTCAACCTGCCTTTGGTGGGCATCTGGGTGAAGCTGCTGTCGGTGCCATACCGCCTGCTGTATCCGGCGATCCTGCTGTTCTGTTGCATCGGCGTCTACAGCGTCAACAACAGCCTGTTCGACGTGCTGCTCACCGTGGCCTTCGGCCTGCTCGGTTACCTGCTGATCAAGCTGCGCTGCGAGCCGGCGCCACTGCTGCTGGGTTTCATCCTTGGGCCGATGATGGAGGAGAACCTGCGCCGCGCCATGTTGTTGTCACGTGGCGACCCCAGTGTGTTCTTCACCCGTCCGCTGAGCCTGACCCTGCTGCTGCTCGCCGTCGGGCTGATCCTGATCATGTGCCTGCCGCGTCTGCGGGCTACGCGCCAGGTGGCCTTCAGCGAAGAAAACTGA
- a CDS encoding MetQ/NlpA family ABC transporter substrate-binding protein, with protein MLKTLKTLTLGTLLAASTLAQAEPALKLGTTAAFAPPLEVAVAEAKKQGLEVELIEFTDWIAPNVSLANGDIDVNYFQHIPFLENAKSEGGYDLVPVARGVLNNVGLYSKKHKDFSTLPDGAKVAIANDPINGGRGLQLLRKAGLIELKPDVGYKATLDDITANPKNIRIIELEAVQLVRALDEVDVAQGYPHYIRLAGTHDPESALLFDGLDNPEYIIQFVAQPAKAQDARLLKFIDIYQHSPAVRAALDKAHGKLYQPGWES; from the coding sequence ATGCTCAAGACCCTGAAAACCCTGACCCTCGGCACCCTGCTCGCCGCCAGCACCCTGGCCCAGGCCGAGCCGGCCCTGAAACTCGGCACCACCGCCGCTTTCGCGCCACCGCTGGAAGTGGCCGTGGCCGAGGCAAAGAAACAAGGGCTGGAAGTCGAACTGATCGAGTTCACCGACTGGATCGCGCCCAACGTCAGCCTGGCCAATGGCGACATCGACGTGAACTACTTCCAGCACATTCCCTTCCTGGAAAACGCCAAGTCCGAAGGTGGCTACGACCTGGTGCCAGTGGCGCGCGGCGTGCTCAACAACGTCGGCCTGTACTCGAAGAAGCACAAGGACTTCTCCACCCTGCCGGACGGCGCCAAGGTGGCCATCGCCAACGACCCGATCAATGGCGGGCGTGGCCTGCAACTGCTGCGCAAGGCCGGGCTGATCGAGCTCAAGCCGGACGTCGGCTACAAGGCCACCCTGGACGACATCACCGCCAACCCGAAGAACATCCGCATCATCGAGCTGGAAGCCGTGCAACTGGTGCGTGCCCTGGATGAAGTGGACGTGGCCCAGGGCTACCCACACTACATCCGCCTGGCCGGCACCCATGACCCGGAGTCGGCGCTGCTGTTCGACGGCCTGGACAACCCTGAATACATCATCCAGTTCGTCGCCCAGCCGGCCAAGGCCCAGGACGCCCGCCTGCTCAAGTTCATCGACATCTACCAGCACTCGCCGGCCGTGCGCGCGGCGCTGGACAAGGCCCACGGCAAGCTCTACCAGCCAGGCTGGGAAAGCTGA
- a CDS encoding methionine ABC transporter ATP-binding protein, with translation MSGFDPHLQQAAQASQAVDTHLRFDNLGKAYDGANGPVQALRDIDLAISRGEVFGIIGRSGAGKSSLLRTINRLEQPSSGRVLIDGIDIAQYDEDQLVALRRRIGMIFQHFNLMSAKTVWQNVELPLKVAGVPREARQRKVRELLELVGLQDKHAAYPAQLSGGQKQRVGIARALVHDPQILLCDEATSALDPETTQSILGLLREINQRLNLTVVLITHEMTVIREICDRVVVLEQGEVVEQGPVWRVFGAPRHDVTRTLLAPLQHALPARLQARLRSEHEQADDELILRLHFTGSGLEPDLPAIGAALGGRVKLLDASLEQIQGHAVGHLILAVGQSPFAHPTLLDNARPLADHLEVLGYVAAA, from the coding sequence ATGAGCGGTTTCGACCCACATCTGCAGCAAGCCGCACAGGCCAGCCAGGCCGTCGACACGCACCTGCGCTTCGACAATCTGGGCAAGGCCTACGACGGTGCCAATGGCCCGGTGCAGGCGCTGCGCGATATCGACCTGGCGATCTCGCGTGGCGAAGTGTTCGGCATCATCGGCCGCAGCGGCGCGGGCAAGTCCTCGCTGCTGCGCACCATCAACCGCCTGGAGCAGCCCAGCAGCGGCCGCGTGCTGATCGACGGTATCGACATCGCGCAGTATGACGAAGATCAGCTGGTCGCCCTGCGTCGGCGCATCGGCATGATTTTCCAGCACTTCAACCTGATGTCGGCCAAGACCGTGTGGCAGAACGTCGAGCTGCCACTGAAGGTCGCCGGTGTACCGCGCGAAGCACGCCAGCGCAAGGTGCGCGAACTGCTCGAACTGGTCGGCCTGCAGGACAAGCACGCGGCCTATCCGGCGCAGCTTTCCGGCGGGCAGAAACAACGCGTGGGAATCGCCCGCGCCCTGGTGCATGACCCGCAGATATTGCTCTGTGACGAAGCCACCAGCGCGCTCGACCCGGAAACCACCCAGTCGATCCTCGGCCTGCTGCGTGAGATCAACCAGCGCCTGAACCTGACCGTGGTGCTGATCACCCACGAAATGACGGTGATCCGCGAAATCTGCGACCGCGTGGTAGTGCTGGAACAAGGCGAAGTGGTCGAGCAAGGGCCGGTGTGGCGCGTCTTCGGCGCACCACGCCACGACGTGACGCGCACCCTGCTCGCGCCGCTGCAGCATGCCCTGCCGGCACGCCTGCAAGCGCGTCTGCGCAGCGAACATGAACAGGCTGACGACGAGCTGATACTGCGCCTGCACTTCACTGGTAGCGGCCTGGAGCCTGACCTGCCCGCCATCGGCGCGGCACTCGGCGGCCGGGTGAAACTGCTCGACGCCAGCCTCGAGCAGATCCAGGGCCATGCGGTAGGCCACCTGATCCTCGCCGTCGGCCAATCGCCGTTCGCTCACCCCACCCTGCTCGACAACGCACGGCCACTGGCCGATCACCTGGAGGTACTGGGTTATGTCGCTGCTGCTTGA
- a CDS encoding Bug family tripartite tricarboxylate transporter substrate binding protein, with product MSAKPFIKRLLALATLSASLAVSAADWPSQAVKIVVPYPPGGAADTVARIYADALTQSLGQTVLVDNKPGAGTAIAAEFVAASKPDGYTLSLVPTGQLTVLPHIVDNLKFDPQTAFAPVSLLAYTGLVVAANDKVPVKTLPELVALAKSKPGELSYSSSGSGTIVHLVGEYLRLTTGTDLLHVPFKGSAPAVSAVLGGNVDLAVDTLTILAPQIQAGKLKGLAIASRERSPLLPEVPTVAELGYPGFEVTSWFGLSAPAATPAAVIERLNDEIAKAAASKAVQEKLAAQGLTAWPSTPQVFAEQIASDSAKYAEVVKQSHITFD from the coding sequence ATGTCTGCAAAACCCTTTATCAAGCGCCTGCTGGCGCTGGCCACGCTGTCCGCGTCCCTGGCCGTCAGTGCCGCTGACTGGCCCAGCCAGGCCGTGAAGATCGTCGTGCCGTACCCGCCGGGCGGCGCCGCCGATACCGTGGCGCGCATCTACGCCGACGCGCTCACCCAGTCGCTGGGCCAGACCGTGCTGGTGGACAACAAACCTGGCGCCGGCACGGCCATCGCCGCCGAGTTCGTCGCCGCCAGTAAGCCCGATGGCTATACCCTGTCGCTGGTGCCCACCGGCCAGTTGACCGTGCTGCCGCATATCGTCGACAACCTCAAGTTCGACCCGCAGACCGCCTTTGCTCCGGTCTCGCTGCTGGCCTACACCGGCCTGGTGGTTGCCGCCAATGACAAGGTGCCGGTGAAGACCCTGCCGGAGCTGGTTGCCCTGGCCAAGAGCAAGCCGGGCGAGCTGTCCTACTCCTCCAGCGGCAGCGGCACCATCGTCCACCTGGTCGGCGAATACCTGCGCCTGACCACCGGCACCGACCTGCTGCACGTGCCGTTCAAGGGCAGTGCTCCAGCAGTGAGCGCGGTGCTAGGCGGCAACGTTGACCTGGCGGTGGACACCCTGACCATCCTCGCGCCGCAGATTCAGGCCGGCAAACTCAAGGGCCTGGCCATCGCCTCACGCGAACGCTCGCCGCTGTTGCCTGAAGTGCCTACCGTCGCCGAACTGGGTTACCCCGGTTTCGAAGTCACTTCCTGGTTCGGTCTCAGCGCGCCAGCCGCCACCCCGGCTGCGGTGATCGAACGGCTCAACGACGAGATCGCCAAGGCCGCCGCCTCCAAGGCCGTGCAGGAAAAACTGGCGGCTCAGGGCCTGACTGCCTGGCCGTCGACCCCACAGGTCTTCGCCGAGCAGATCGCCAGTGACTCGGCCAAGTACGCCGAGGTGGTCAAGCAATCCCATATCACCTTCGACTGA
- a CDS encoding Bug family tripartite tricarboxylate transporter substrate binding protein, whose product MSRFTLRKLGAGLLLAGLALSPVLAQAEAAWPSKPLTLIIPFPPGGGADTIGRYYADQLSSALGQPVVVDNKPGAGTAIAAEAAAKAKPDGYTLSLATAGQLTILPNLADNLRFDPETSFAPVSVVASIPNVIAVNGNLDVTDLQGLIAAAKAKPGAISYSSCGNGTLCHLSGELFKSLAGIDLLHVPYKGSAPAVTALLGGEVDVAVDTLTILAPQIQGGKVRGLALTSAQRSPLLPDVPTAAEAGLPGLETSGWFGIVLPAKTPPAIVERLNQEIGTIAKSEQTAERFGQNGITVEYTTPEEFARIIREDRVRWGKVAKESGAQIE is encoded by the coding sequence ATGTCCCGTTTCACGCTACGTAAACTCGGTGCCGGCCTACTGCTCGCTGGCCTGGCCCTATCGCCGGTGCTGGCCCAGGCCGAAGCCGCCTGGCCGAGCAAACCGCTGACCCTGATCATTCCGTTCCCGCCCGGTGGCGGTGCCGACACCATCGGTCGCTACTATGCCGACCAGCTGTCCAGCGCCCTCGGCCAGCCGGTGGTGGTGGACAATAAACCGGGCGCCGGTACCGCCATCGCCGCCGAGGCTGCGGCCAAGGCCAAGCCGGATGGCTACACCCTGTCGCTGGCCACCGCCGGGCAACTGACCATCCTGCCGAACCTGGCCGATAACCTGCGCTTCGATCCGGAAACATCCTTCGCCCCGGTCTCGGTGGTGGCGTCGATTCCCAACGTCATCGCCGTCAACGGCAATCTGGATGTGACCGACCTGCAAGGTCTGATCGCCGCTGCCAAAGCCAAGCCGGGGGCGATCAGCTATTCCTCCTGCGGCAACGGCACGCTATGCCACCTGTCCGGTGAGTTGTTCAAGAGCCTGGCCGGTATCGACCTGCTGCACGTGCCCTACAAGGGCAGCGCGCCGGCCGTGACCGCCTTGCTTGGGGGGGAAGTGGATGTGGCGGTAGACACCCTGACCATCCTCGCGCCGCAGATCCAGGGCGGCAAAGTTCGCGGCCTGGCCCTGACCAGCGCCCAGCGCTCGCCGCTGCTGCCGGATGTTCCGACCGCCGCCGAAGCAGGCCTGCCGGGGCTGGAAACCTCCGGCTGGTTCGGCATCGTCCTACCGGCCAAGACGCCGCCGGCCATCGTCGAGCGTCTGAACCAGGAGATCGGCACCATCGCCAAATCCGAGCAGACCGCCGAGCGCTTCGGCCAGAACGGCATCACCGTGGAATACACCACCCCCGAAGAGTTCGCCCGCATCATCCGTGAAGACCGGGTGCGCTGGGGCAAGGTGGCCAAGGAGTCGGGGGCGCAGATCGAGTGA